Proteins encoded by one window of Pelmatolapia mariae isolate MD_Pm_ZW linkage group LG14, Pm_UMD_F_2, whole genome shotgun sequence:
- the crk gene encoding adapter molecule crk, protein MAGNFDAEDRGSWYWGRLSRQEAVSLLQGQRHGVFLVRDSITSPGDYVLSVSENSKVSHYIINSISNNRQSGPGLAHPRFRIGDQEFDALPALLEFYKIHYLDTTTLIEPINKSKHPTFMSAGPGGGPPPRLEDEYVRALFDFPGNDDEDLPFRKGDILRVLEKPEEQWWNAQNSEGRTGMIPVPYVEKYRPASPSLVAGSSMSGAAPGGLGMLGNSDGSAGPSGAPLLGDPSQYAQPTPLPNLQNGPVYARAIQKRVPNAYDKTALALEVGDMVKVTKINVNGQWEGECKGKRGHFPFTHVKLLDQHNAEDELS, encoded by the exons ATGGCTGGAAATTTTGACGCGGAGGACCGTGGTAGTTGGTACTGGGGTCGGTTGAGCAGACAGGAGGCTGTGTCTCTGTTGCAGGGGCAGAGGCATGGCGTGTTTCTGGTTCGGGACTCCATCACCAGCCCCGGCGACTACGTGCTTTCGGTGTCAGAGAACTCCAAAGTCTCGCATTACATAATTAACAGCATCAGCAACAACCGACAATCTGGTCCAG GTTTGGCCCATCCAAGGTTCCGTATCGGCGACCAGGAGTTTGATGCACTACCTGCTTTGCTAGAGTTCTATAAAATCCACTACTTGGATACCACCACCTTAATAGAACCCATCAACAAATCTAAGCACCCCACTTTCATGAGTGCTGGCCCCGGTGGAGGCCCCCCACCACGCCTGGAGGATGAGTATGTTCGGGCACTTTTTGATTTCCCCGGCAACGACGACGAGGATCTCCCATTCAGGAAAGGTGATATCCTCCGAGTTCTTGAGAAACCAGAGGAGCAGTGGTGGAACGCCCAGAACTCGGAAGGCCGCACAGGGATGATCCCAGTGCCGTACGTGGAGAAGTACCGACCAGCATCCCCCAGTTTGGTGGCGGGGTCTAGCATGTCCGGTGCTGCACCTGGTGGGTTGGGGATGCTGGGGAACTCTGACGGCTCTGCAGGACCGTCTGGCGCTCCACTGCTGGGAGACCCCAGCCAGTACGCCCAACCCACACCCCTCCCAAACCTCCAGAACGGACCTGTCTATGCCAGGGCAATACAGAAGAGGGTGCCTAATGCCTATGACAAGACAGCCCTGGCTCTAGAG GTGGGGGACATGGTGAAGGTGACCAAAATCAACGTGAACGGCCAATGGGAGGGGGAATGCAAAGGCAAGCGCGGCCACTTTCCCTTCACGCATGTCAAACTGCTGGACCAGCACAATGCCGAGGACGAGCTCAGCTGA